One segment of Niabella beijingensis DNA contains the following:
- a CDS encoding methylmalonyl-CoA mutase family protein: MESNSIIKQALKEQYDQLQQQLEPELLEMLQQWPDLKAKYDQDAFEFSVRDKTIRLPLTGTSLSGTIIKKIVLPRYKDWGDILKWQLQENLPGRFPFTAGVFDLKREGEDPTRMFAGEGSPERTNKRFHYVSADAAAKRLSTAFDSVTLYGEDPGHRPDIYGKIGNSGVSIATVDDAKKLYSGFDLCDPATSVSMTINGPAPILLAFFLNAAIDQQCEKYITEHQLWDRVAIIRKKKFENGHSPQYHNPLFPGGLPEGNNGLGLQLLGLSGDEVLETGQYAAIRAATLTKVRGTVQADILKEDQAQNTCIFSTEFALKLMGDVQEYFIQNKVRNFYSVSISGYHIAEAGANPVTQLAFTLANGFTYVEYYLSRGMHIDDFAPNLSFFFSNGMDPEYSVIGRVARRIWAKAIKNVYKGNERSQKLKYHIQTSGRSLHAQEIDFNDIRTTLQALYAIYDNCNSLHTNAYDEAITTPTEESVRRAMAIQLIINRELGTVKTENFIQGSFAIEELTDLVEEAVLMEFDRINERGGVLGAMERMYQRNKIQEESLYYEMKKNDGSLPLVGVNTFLNKQGSPTVMPDEVIRSEVAEKEQQIHNLEQFQDANKTKSAESITRLKEAAISGANLFDVLMDCVKTCSLGQITHALYEVGGQYRRNM; this comes from the coding sequence ATGGAATCAAATTCTATCATAAAACAGGCACTTAAGGAACAATACGATCAGCTGCAGCAGCAACTGGAACCGGAGCTGCTGGAAATGCTGCAGCAATGGCCGGATCTGAAAGCGAAATACGATCAGGACGCGTTTGAATTTTCGGTAAGGGATAAGACGATCCGGCTTCCGCTGACCGGAACCTCTTTAAGCGGCACCATTATAAAAAAAATTGTTCTCCCCCGCTACAAAGACTGGGGCGATATTTTAAAATGGCAGCTTCAGGAAAACCTGCCCGGAAGATTTCCGTTTACCGCCGGTGTGTTCGACCTGAAGCGGGAAGGAGAGGACCCCACCCGGATGTTTGCCGGTGAGGGCAGCCCGGAACGTACCAACAAACGGTTTCATTATGTAAGTGCCGATGCTGCTGCAAAGCGCCTGAGTACGGCATTCGACAGCGTAACCCTGTATGGGGAAGACCCCGGACACCGTCCGGATATTTACGGGAAGATCGGCAACAGCGGTGTGAGCATTGCCACAGTAGATGATGCAAAAAAACTGTACAGCGGTTTCGATCTCTGTGATCCTGCCACTTCGGTATCCATGACCATCAATGGTCCGGCACCGATCCTGCTGGCCTTTTTTCTCAATGCAGCCATTGACCAGCAATGTGAAAAGTACATCACGGAACATCAGCTATGGGATCGGGTGGCGATCATCCGTAAGAAGAAATTTGAAAACGGACACAGTCCTCAATACCACAACCCGTTATTCCCCGGTGGTTTACCGGAAGGGAATAACGGACTGGGGCTGCAGCTGCTGGGACTGAGCGGGGATGAAGTGCTGGAAACGGGGCAATATGCGGCTATCAGGGCAGCTACACTCACAAAAGTAAGAGGCACGGTTCAGGCCGATATTTTAAAAGAAGACCAGGCACAGAATACCTGTATCTTTTCAACCGAGTTTGCGCTGAAGCTGATGGGGGATGTTCAGGAATATTTCATACAGAACAAGGTGCGTAATTTTTACAGCGTCAGCATCAGCGGTTATCATATTGCTGAAGCAGGGGCCAACCCGGTTACACAACTGGCATTTACACTGGCCAACGGGTTCACGTATGTGGAGTATTACCTGAGCCGGGGTATGCATATCGATGATTTTGCACCCAACCTGTCTTTCTTTTTCAGCAACGGTATGGATCCGGAATACAGTGTTATCGGCCGTGTGGCGCGCCGCATCTGGGCCAAGGCCATTAAAAATGTTTATAAAGGCAATGAACGGTCCCAGAAACTGAAATACCATATCCAGACATCAGGACGCAGCCTCCACGCACAGGAAATTGATTTTAACGATATCCGCACTACGTTGCAGGCGTTGTATGCGATCTATGATAACTGTAACTCGCTGCACACAAATGCCTACGACGAGGCCATTACAACACCCACCGAAGAAAGTGTACGCCGGGCCATGGCCATCCAGCTGATCATCAACCGGGAACTGGGAACGGTTAAAACGGAGAACTTTATACAGGGGAGTTTTGCCATCGAGGAACTGACAGACCTGGTGGAAGAGGCCGTACTGATGGAGTTTGACCGGATCAACGAGCGCGGTGGAGTACTGGGGGCGATGGAGCGGATGTACCAGCGTAATAAGATCCAGGAAGAAAGTCTTTATTATGAAATGAAAAAGAACGATGGCAGCCTGCCCCTGGTAGGCGTGAATACGTTTCTGAATAAACAGGGCAGCCCCACGGTAATGCCCGATGAGGTGATCCGGAGCGAAGTGGCGGAAAAGGAGCAGCAGATCCATAACCTGGAGCAGTTTCAGGATGCGAATAAAACAAAGAGCGCGGAATCAATTACCCGGCTGAAAGAGGCGGCTATATCCGGAGCGAATCTTTTTGATGTGCTGATGGATTGTGTGAAGACCTGTTCCCTGGGGCAGATTACTCATGCGCTGTACGAAGTTGGCGGGCAATACCGCCGGAATATGTGA
- the rpsD gene encoding 30S ribosomal protein S4: MARYNGPKTKISRIFGEPILGNGKWLGKNSNPPGMHGEKRKRKTLGEYALQLREKQKAKYTYGVLEKQFRKTFEEANRRKGITGENLIKLLEARLDNTVFRMGIAPSRPAARQLVSHKHIEVNGEVVNIPSYQLKAGDIITLKEGSKNRSSITSVIRPKNPKFGWIDFNETEIKGTFITYPERESVPENIKEQLIVELYSK, translated from the coding sequence ATGGCACGTTACAATGGTCCTAAGACCAAAATCTCCCGTATTTTCGGAGAGCCTATTTTAGGTAATGGTAAATGGTTGGGTAAGAACAGTAACCCTCCCGGTATGCACGGTGAAAAGCGTAAGCGTAAAACCCTTGGTGAATACGCCTTACAGCTGCGTGAAAAACAAAAAGCCAAATACACCTATGGTGTACTGGAAAAACAATTCCGAAAAACATTTGAGGAAGCGAACCGCCGCAAGGGCATTACCGGTGAAAACCTTATTAAATTACTAGAAGCACGCTTGGACAACACCGTGTTCCGTATGGGTATCGCACCCAGCCGCCCTGCTGCACGCCAGCTGGTGAGCCACAAGCACATCGAGGTAAACGGCGAAGTAGTGAACATCCCTTCTTACCAGTTAAAGGCAGGTGATATCATCACCTTGAAAGAAGGCAGCAAGAACCGTTCTTCCATTACAAGCGTGATCCGTCCCAAAAACCCCAAATTCGGATGGATTGATTTCAATGAAACTGAAATCAAAGGTACTTTCATCACTTATCCTGAAAGGGAAAGCGTTCCTGAGAACATTAAGGAGCAACTGATTGTTGAATTGTACAGTAAGTAA
- the infA gene encoding translation initiation factor IF-1 codes for MSKQPLIKQDGVILEALSNAMFRVKLENGHEVLATISGKMRMHYIRILPGDKVGLEMSPYDLTRGRINFRYK; via the coding sequence ATGTCAAAACAACCTTTAATAAAACAAGACGGAGTCATCCTGGAAGCCCTGTCTAATGCGATGTTCAGGGTAAAGCTGGAAAACGGCCACGAGGTTTTGGCAACAATTTCCGGTAAGATGCGGATGCATTACATTCGTATTCTGCCCGGAGATAAGGTGGGATTGGAAATGTCTCCTTATGATTTGACCAGGGGCAGGATAAATTTCCGCTATAAATAA
- the rpsM gene encoding 30S ribosomal protein S13 — protein sequence MARIAGVDLPKNKRGEIGLTYIYGIGPSTAKYILDKNSIDRSKKVNEWNDDELNAIRSTITEELKVEGQLRSEVQMNIKRLLDIACYRGLRHRKGLPVRGQRTKTNSRTRKGKRKTVAGKKKAAKK from the coding sequence ATGGCACGTATTGCCGGCGTAGATTTACCAAAGAACAAAAGGGGCGAAATTGGCCTGACCTATATTTATGGCATTGGCCCTTCTACAGCAAAATATATTCTGGATAAGAATAGCATTGATCGCAGTAAAAAAGTGAACGAGTGGAATGATGATGAGTTGAATGCGATCCGTTCTACCATAACCGAAGAGCTGAAAGTGGAAGGACAGCTGAGAAGCGAAGTGCAAATGAATATCAAGCGCCTGCTGGATATCGCCTGCTATCGCGGACTGCGTCACAGAAAAGGGCTTCCGGTGCGTGGACAGCGTACTAAAACCAACAGCCGTACACGTAAAGGAAAACGTAAGACCGTTGCGGGTAAGAAAAAAGCCGCTAAGAAATAA
- a CDS encoding DNA-directed RNA polymerase subunit alpha, translating into MAILNFHQPDKIILQKASDFEAQFEFRPLEPGYGVTIGNALRRVLLSSLEGYAIVGIKIEGVDHEFATMKGISEDVVEIILNLKQVRFKKIVDHEVANEKISISVKNQTEFTAGMIAEGTQSFQIMNPELLICTMDSSSKLDVELTIGKGRGYVPAEDNKVKDAPVGYIAIDSIFTPIKNVKYSIENTRVEQRTDYEKLLMEVVTDGTIHPEEAVKQASRILIQHLMIITDENITFDNKEEKKEDMVDEQTLQLRKVLKTPLEDLDLSVRAFNCLKAAKINSLSELVQYEQEDLMKFRNFGQKSLSEIEQVLIERGLGFGMDLQKLGIDKDDY; encoded by the coding sequence ATGGCAATTTTAAATTTCCACCAGCCGGACAAGATTATTTTGCAAAAGGCTTCAGACTTTGAAGCTCAGTTTGAGTTTCGTCCATTAGAACCGGGCTATGGTGTTACCATCGGTAACGCATTGCGCCGCGTTTTATTAAGTTCGTTAGAGGGATATGCTATTGTGGGCATCAAGATAGAAGGTGTGGATCACGAATTCGCTACCATGAAAGGTATCAGTGAAGACGTGGTTGAGATCATCCTAAACTTAAAGCAGGTTCGCTTTAAGAAAATCGTTGATCATGAAGTGGCCAACGAAAAGATCTCCATTTCAGTAAAGAACCAGACAGAGTTTACCGCAGGAATGATCGCCGAAGGAACCCAATCGTTCCAGATCATGAACCCGGAACTGCTGATCTGCACCATGGATTCTTCTTCCAAGCTGGATGTTGAACTGACCATCGGTAAAGGCCGCGGTTATGTTCCGGCAGAAGACAACAAGGTAAAAGACGCACCGGTGGGCTATATTGCCATCGACTCCATCTTTACACCGATCAAGAATGTAAAATACAGCATCGAAAATACCCGTGTGGAACAACGTACGGACTATGAAAAGCTGCTGATGGAAGTGGTTACAGACGGCACCATTCATCCGGAAGAGGCCGTAAAACAGGCCAGCCGGATCCTGATCCAGCACCTGATGATCATTACGGATGAGAACATCACGTTTGATAATAAGGAAGAGAAGAAAGAGGATATGGTGGATGAGCAGACCCTGCAACTGCGCAAGGTGCTGAAAACCCCGCTGGAGGACCTGGATCTTTCCGTTCGGGCATTCAACTGTCTGAAAGCGGCCAAGATCAACTCCCTGAGCGAACTGGTTCAGTACGAGCAGGAAGACCTGATGAAGTTCCGGAACTTTGGTCAGAAATCCCTCTCTGAAATCGAGCAGGTGCTGATCGAAAGAGGCCTGGGCTTTGGCATGGACCTTCAGAAACTGGGAATCGATAAAGACGATTATTAA
- the ykgO gene encoding type B 50S ribosomal protein L36: MRVRASIKKRSADCKIVRRKGKLYVINKKNPRFKQRQG; encoded by the coding sequence ATGAGAGTAAGAGCATCCATTAAAAAACGCAGCGCCGACTGTAAAATTGTACGTCGCAAAGGGAAGCTTTATGTTATTAACAAAAAGAATCCCCGTTTTAAACAAAGACAAGGATAA
- a CDS encoding metallophosphoesterase family protein has protein sequence MKRIGLLSDTHGFLDDAVFNYFKDCDELWHAGDFGSKELAEQLAAFKTLRGVYGNIDGQDIRSEFPETLVFTCEGVKVMIRHIGGYPPKYNKETKPLLLKERPLLFISGHSHILKIIYDDALQCLHMNPGAAGKQGWHKVRTLIRFAIDGNTIRDCEVIELKGR, from the coding sequence TTGAAACGGATCGGCCTGCTTTCTGATACACATGGTTTTTTAGACGACGCGGTATTTAATTATTTTAAGGACTGCGACGAACTGTGGCATGCCGGTGATTTTGGCTCTAAGGAACTGGCGGAACAACTCGCAGCCTTTAAAACGCTCCGGGGCGTTTATGGCAATATCGACGGACAGGACATCCGGTCCGAATTTCCAGAAACACTGGTATTTACCTGTGAAGGGGTGAAGGTGATGATCCGCCATATCGGTGGTTATCCCCCGAAATATAATAAAGAGACCAAACCATTGCTTTTAAAAGAGCGGCCGTTACTTTTTATCAGCGGTCATTCGCATATACTCAAGATCATCTACGACGATGCACTGCAATGCCTGCACATGAACCCCGGCGCTGCAGGCAAACAGGGCTGGCATAAAGTGCGTACGCTGATCCGGTTTGCCATCGACGGGAATACGATCCGCGACTGTGAAGTGATCGAGCTGAAGGGCCGGTGA
- a CDS encoding outer membrane beta-barrel protein — protein MKKIVLGIFSLAVVAGANAQSGTVLVGGNVGVETNKDAEETKTTSFNIAPFVGYQFNDNWTVGVTGGVGFAKEDPKGSDEVEKATAFRVGPFVRYTQPISDIFSIFGQLEGGYQGLNKKTEITDNNTTTSTTLKANGGYARLFPAVFINVKNGFGLNFDFGGVEFNTMKVKDADHGENNFKFNFGKTVNIGISKNF, from the coding sequence ATGAAAAAAATTGTATTAGGCATTTTCTCCCTGGCTGTAGTGGCAGGCGCAAATGCACAAAGTGGAACTGTTTTAGTGGGTGGTAATGTTGGTGTTGAAACCAACAAAGACGCAGAAGAAACAAAAACAACTTCTTTCAACATCGCTCCGTTCGTAGGTTATCAGTTCAATGATAACTGGACTGTTGGTGTGACAGGTGGTGTTGGCTTCGCCAAAGAAGACCCGAAAGGAAGTGATGAAGTTGAAAAAGCTACGGCTTTCAGAGTAGGACCGTTTGTTCGTTACACACAGCCTATCTCTGACATCTTCTCCATCTTCGGTCAGCTGGAAGGTGGTTACCAGGGTCTGAACAAAAAAACAGAGATCACAGACAACAACACTACCACTTCTACAACGCTTAAGGCGAATGGTGGTTATGCACGGTTGTTCCCTGCTGTTTTCATCAATGTTAAAAACGGCTTTGGCCTGAACTTTGACTTTGGTGGTGTTGAATTCAATACCATGAAAGTTAAAGACGCTGATCACGGTGAGAACAATTTCAAGTTCAACTTTGGTAAGACAGTTAACATTGGTATTTCCAAGAACTTCTAA
- a CDS encoding phosphoenolpyruvate carboxylase: MDVVSSQSVQHFKNDVGTRFQLYNSLFTSLPFNRIEKTGILLSLLSNMCEEGYEKALSPVEIVDDFFNRHTSYPSTKAQVDLLFRLVQYIERQVVLFDALEDASYKNINDLSGAGTLKQLMSEVVQNNKEADFEQVLKDFCVRLVLTAHPTQFYPGSVLGIIRDLSSALIKNDASEINVLLQQLGKTPFLKKKKPTPYDEAVSLIWYLENVFYPAAGRIVGALKNQFPQIDTAKHALLKMGFWPGGDRDGNPFVTTDTTLQVAGALRGAILKCYYLDVRRLRRRLTFQGIEEKLTELEQQLYDEVFVPGYESKIRTGAIIETLEAIKVIVNENHNGLFVPKIQNLINKIEIFGLHFASLDIRQDSSIHEKLYSQIAASGAGVLPEGYDQLPDKQKIALLLELPKADVASFLKDDVVKDTAQVVDAVRAIQAANGEEGCNRYIISHCTSVLNIIEVVGLFRLGGISGEALNVDVVPLFETIEDLQNAGTIMKDLYSIPAYKEHLLRRGKTQTIMVGFSDGTKDGGYLMANWGIYRAKEELTRITRQYGFDVIFFDGRGGPPSRGGGKTHKFYASMGSHISNKEIQLTIQGQTVSANFGIIESAQFNLEQLINAGVSNSLFTDRYPPLSGKKEELMQELASYGFDAYLKLKEHPQLANYLYEMSPLRFYNETNIGSRPAKRGQSQSSFSLGDLRAIPFAGAWSQLKQNVPGFYGVGTALKKMEYIGRFEELKKLYKESLYFKTLLDNCEMAMSKSYFPITAYIEKDEQFGEIWKMIYDEYMLTKEYLLKLSGHDTLMASYPVDKLSIRMRERIVKPLVTIQQYALVKLREGGDEMEEPLRDAYGKLVMRCSFGIINAGRNSA; encoded by the coding sequence ATGGATGTGGTAAGCAGCCAATCGGTTCAGCACTTTAAAAATGATGTAGGGACGCGGTTTCAATTGTACAATAGTTTATTTACTTCTTTGCCGTTTAACCGCATTGAGAAGACCGGGATCCTGCTGTCCCTGCTGTCCAATATGTGTGAGGAGGGATACGAAAAGGCTTTGAGTCCGGTTGAAATTGTAGATGATTTTTTTAACAGGCATACTTCTTATCCCAGCACAAAAGCACAGGTAGACCTGCTTTTCCGGCTGGTACAGTATATCGAGCGCCAGGTGGTGCTGTTTGATGCACTGGAAGACGCCTCCTATAAGAATATCAACGATCTGAGTGGCGCGGGTACCCTGAAACAGCTGATGTCTGAAGTGGTGCAGAACAATAAGGAGGCGGATTTTGAACAGGTACTGAAAGATTTTTGTGTGCGGCTGGTGCTTACCGCGCATCCCACACAATTCTATCCGGGCTCTGTACTGGGCATCATCCGGGATCTCAGCAGCGCTCTGATAAAAAACGACGCCAGTGAGATCAATGTACTGTTGCAGCAACTGGGGAAAACCCCTTTTTTAAAGAAGAAGAAACCTACGCCTTATGACGAGGCCGTGAGCCTGATCTGGTACCTGGAGAATGTATTCTATCCCGCTGCCGGGCGGATCGTGGGAGCCCTGAAGAACCAGTTCCCTCAGATCGACACAGCCAAACATGCCTTGCTGAAGATGGGCTTCTGGCCGGGGGGTGACCGGGATGGAAATCCCTTTGTAACCACCGATACCACCCTGCAGGTGGCGGGTGCACTGCGCGGCGCTATTCTGAAATGTTATTACCTGGATGTGCGCCGGCTCCGGCGCCGGCTTACGTTCCAGGGCATTGAAGAAAAACTGACCGAGCTGGAACAGCAACTATATGATGAAGTATTTGTGCCGGGTTATGAATCGAAGATCCGGACAGGAGCGATCATTGAAACACTGGAAGCAATAAAAGTGATCGTGAACGAAAATCACAACGGACTTTTTGTTCCCAAGATCCAGAACCTGATCAATAAGATCGAGATCTTCGGACTGCATTTCGCATCACTGGACATCCGCCAGGATAGCTCCATTCATGAAAAACTCTATTCACAGATCGCGGCTTCCGGCGCCGGTGTGCTTCCGGAGGGGTATGATCAGTTACCGGATAAACAAAAGATCGCGCTGCTGCTGGAGCTGCCAAAAGCAGATGTAGCCTCATTTTTAAAGGACGACGTGGTAAAGGATACCGCACAGGTAGTGGATGCGGTTCGCGCCATCCAGGCTGCAAACGGTGAAGAAGGATGTAACCGTTATATTATCAGTCATTGCACCAGTGTGCTGAACATCATCGAGGTGGTAGGGCTGTTCCGCCTTGGCGGGATCTCGGGGGAAGCATTAAATGTGGATGTTGTTCCACTATTTGAAACGATCGAGGATCTGCAGAATGCCGGTACTATTATGAAGGACCTGTATTCGATCCCTGCCTATAAGGAACACCTGCTGCGCCGCGGCAAAACGCAGACTATTATGGTGGGCTTTTCCGATGGTACAAAAGATGGTGGTTACCTGATGGCAAACTGGGGCATTTACCGCGCAAAGGAAGAGCTGACGCGCATTACCCGGCAATATGGGTTTGATGTGATCTTTTTCGATGGAAGAGGTGGCCCTCCTTCAAGGGGTGGCGGCAAGACCCATAAGTTTTATGCATCCATGGGCAGTCATATCTCCAACAAGGAGATCCAGCTGACCATACAGGGGCAGACCGTAAGTGCGAACTTCGGCATCATTGAATCAGCACAGTTCAATCTGGAACAGCTGATCAATGCGGGCGTATCCAATTCGCTGTTCACCGACCGTTATCCGCCGCTGAGCGGAAAGAAGGAAGAGCTGATGCAGGAGCTGGCCTCCTACGGGTTTGATGCCTACCTGAAACTGAAAGAACATCCGCAACTGGCGAATTACCTGTATGAAATGAGCCCGCTGCGTTTTTATAATGAAACCAATATCGGGAGCCGCCCTGCTAAAAGGGGGCAGTCGCAATCTTCTTTCTCTTTGGGCGATCTGCGGGCCATTCCCTTTGCCGGTGCCTGGAGCCAGCTGAAACAAAACGTTCCCGGTTTTTATGGTGTGGGCACGGCGCTGAAAAAAATGGAATACATCGGCCGGTTTGAAGAACTGAAAAAGCTCTACAAGGAATCCCTGTATTTCAAAACGCTGCTGGACAACTGCGAGATGGCGATGTCTAAATCCTATTTCCCCATTACCGCCTATATTGAAAAAGATGAACAGTTTGGTGAGATCTGGAAGATGATCTACGACGAGTATATGCTGACAAAAGAATACCTGCTGAAGCTTTCCGGGCATGATACGCTGATGGCCTCTTACCCGGTGGACAAGCTTTCGATCCGTATGCGGGAGCGCATTGTAAAACCACTGGTAACCATCCAGCAGTATGCGCTGGTAAAACTGCGGGAAGGTGGTGATGAGATGGAGGAGCCGCTGCGCGACGCTTACGGGAAGCTGGTAATGCGCTGCTCATTCGGCATCATCAATGCCGGGCGTAACTCCGCATAA
- the rpsK gene encoding 30S ribosomal protein S11: protein MAKAQNSAKAAAKKRIVKVDAYGDAHISATFNNIIISLTNKTGQVISWSSAGKMGFRGSKKNTPYAAQTAAADAAKVALDAGLKRVDVFVKGPGSGREGAIRSLSQSGIEIVMIKDVTPLPHNGCRPPKKRRV, encoded by the coding sequence ATGGCAAAAGCACAAAACAGCGCAAAAGCCGCTGCAAAAAAGAGAATTGTAAAGGTAGACGCTTACGGCGATGCCCACATCTCTGCAACATTTAACAACATCATCATCAGCCTGACCAACAAGACCGGCCAGGTGATTTCCTGGAGCAGCGCCGGTAAAATGGGCTTCCGCGGTTCCAAGAAGAACACACCGTATGCCGCTCAGACAGCTGCCGCAGACGCTGCTAAAGTAGCGCTGGATGCAGGCTTAAAAAGAGTGGATGTATTTGTAAAAGGACCGGGATCCGGCCGTGAAGGAGCGATCCGTTCCCTTTCCCAGTCCGGTATCGAGATCGTGATGATCAAGGACGTTACGCCTTTACCGCATAACGGATGTCGTCCTCCCAAGAAAAGAAGAGTATAA
- the rplQ gene encoding 50S ribosomal protein L17, which translates to MRHGDKIKNLSRTKAHRDALLRNLSCQLIEHKRIVTTVAKAKALRVYVEPLITKSKENTTHQRRIVFSHLQDKEAVKELFAAVAPKVGGRPGGYTRIIKLGIRPGDAAEKAMIELVDFNEVYGKGTDEKAAGKRTRRRGGSAKKKAEEAVPAAEEATTPVEEVKETAPAATEAAPAAEAATEDESKEA; encoded by the coding sequence ATGCGTCACGGAGACAAAATCAAAAATTTAAGTCGCACCAAAGCACACAGGGATGCGTTATTGCGTAATCTTTCCTGCCAGCTGATCGAGCACAAGCGTATTGTAACCACTGTTGCAAAAGCAAAAGCATTACGGGTATATGTAGAACCCCTGATCACCAAGAGCAAGGAGAATACCACTCATCAGCGTCGTATCGTATTCAGTCATTTACAGGATAAAGAAGCCGTTAAAGAACTTTTTGCTGCTGTGGCTCCTAAAGTAGGTGGCCGCCCCGGTGGTTATACCCGTATCATCAAACTGGGCATCCGCCCCGGTGATGCTGCTGAAAAAGCAATGATCGAACTGGTAGACTTCAACGAGGTTTACGGTAAAGGAACCGACGAAAAAGCTGCCGGTAAGCGTACCCGCCGCCGCGGAGGAAGCGCAAAGAAAAAAGCAGAAGAAGCAGTTCCGGCTGCAGAAGAGGCAACAACACCGGTTGAAGAAGTAAAAGAAACAGCTCCTGCAGCAACCGAAGCCGCACCTGCAGCTGAGGCCGCTACAGAAGACGAAAGCAAAGAAGCTTGA